Genomic DNA from Penaeus monodon isolate SGIC_2016 chromosome 15, NSTDA_Pmon_1, whole genome shotgun sequence:
AAATTaagaaatatgtgaatattttaatCTAAAATGTAAGTGCAAAGCACTCAAACATGTTTAAAGGAGTTAGTAAAAGCAGCTcaaaatatatacttgtataatacATTTAAAGTGTGCTTGTCACAGTGACACATGCTTCATACTTTCACCTAACACTTTGCTGATTGcataaaataaacatagataTGTGACCATttattagtctatctatatatttctctctctaccaaCCTCCCTCGTCNNNNNNNNNNNNNNNNNNNNNNNNNNNNNNNNNNNNNNNNNNNNNNNNNNNNNNNNNNNNNNNNNNNNNNNNNNNNNNNNNNNNNNNNNNNNNNNNNNNNNNNNNNNNNNNNNNNNNNNNNNNNNNNNNNNNNNNNNNNNNNNNNNNNNNNNNNNNNNNNNNNNNNNNNNNNNNNNNNNNNNNNNNNNNNNNNNNNNNNNNNNNNNNNNNNNNNNNNNNNNNNNNNNNNNNNNNNNNNNNNNNNNNNNNNNNNNNNNNNNNNNNNNNNNNNNNNNNNNNNNNNNNNNNNNNNNNNNNNNNNNNNNNNNNNNNNNNNNNNNNNNNNNNNNNNNNNNNNNNNNNNNNNNNNNNNNNNNNNNNNNNNNTNNNNNNNNNNNNNNNNNNNNNNNNNNNNNNNNNNNNNNNNNNNNNNNNNNNNNNNNNNNNNNNNNNNNNNNNNNNNNNNNNNNNNNNNNNNNNNNNATTNNNNNNNNNNNNNNNNNNNNNNNNNNNNNNNNNNNNNNNNNNNNNNNNNNNNNNNNNNNNNNNNNNNNNNNNNNNNNNNNNNNNNNNNNNNNNNNNNNNNNNNNNNNNNNNNNNNNNNNNNNNNNNNNNNNNNNNNNNNNNNNNNNNNNNNNNNNNNNNNNNNNNNNNNNNNNNNNTAGAAAAATACGGCAAATAGCTATACGCAGTATCCTGTAGGGGTACGTTATAATTCTGCCTGTTTTGGTGGCTGGAAAATAGACACAGTTCACAGAATTTGTAAGCAAACTTTCAGTTTTTGGATTGCGTATACATATTTTGGAANNNNNNNNNNNNNNNNNNNNNNNNNNNNNNNNNNNNNNNNNNNNNNNNNNNNNNNNNNNNNNNNNNNNNNNNNNNNGTGTGTTTGTGAAGATATGTGTACAAACTTTTGACAAAAGAGTGAATCAATTAATGATGCTACCACAAAACGTCTGTGACgaaagaatgaaataacaaataacagagTGATGAATAGCGGTACTCCTTGTCTGCAATTTCTGCTTTATGCATTGATTTTTTGCAGTTGTCTTCTANNNNNNNNNNNNNNNNNNNNNNNNNNNNNNNNNNNNNNNNNNNNNNNNNNNNNNNNNNNNNNNNNNNNNNNNNNNNNNNNNNNNNCGACAAGGAGTCAGTTGGGAGTGGTTTTCAGAAATATATCttcttatttaattaaattaagtgAGACCTTGTAAACCTTTAAATTGACTACTTGATGGCTGTAATAAACACTTTCCACAAAACAAAGCTACAGTGGACAGTACATGCAGCAGTGGGTTTGTTGTGAATCTGTAGTAGCTAGTAAAAGGACAACACATTCTCAGAGCAAAGGTAATTTCTTATAATGTGGTTGACATGCACTCAACATGTATATGAGACTGTGATATATTTCTGTTTAGATTTGTTTCAaatgttgttttaattttctcatttgtTTTAAAGGAAGGTGTTTAGGAATATATGGAGTGTTGCTTTTTATACCTGgctcatttttgtcattttcttttgttcctttttagGTTGATGATTCTGACAGCAGTTGTTCGACTCCAAGTCTTAAGAATTCAGAAAAGGTTGCAGATGCTCTAACCTTAAGGTAAATATACATANNNNNNNNNNNNNNNNNNNNNNNNNNNNNNNNNNNNNNNNNNNNNNNNNNNNNNNNNNNNNNNNNNNNNNNNNNNNNNNNNNNNNNNNNNNNNNNNNNNNNNNNNNNNNNNNNNNNNNNNNNNNNNNNNNNNNNNNNNNNNNNNNNNNNNNNNNNNNNNNNNNNNNNNNNNNNNNNNNNNNNNNNNNNNNNNNNNNNNNNNNNNNNNNNNNNNNNNNNNNNNNNNNNNNNNNNNNNNNNNNNNNNNNNNNNNNNNNNNNNNNNNNNNNNNNNNNNNNNNNNNNNNNNNNNNNNNNNNNNNNNNNNNNNNNNNNNNNNNNNNNNNNNNNNNNNNNNNNNNNNNNNNNNNNNNNNNNNNNNNNNNNNNNNNNNNNNNNNNNNNNNNNNNNNNNNNNNNNNNNNNNNNNNNNNNNNNNNNNNNNNNNNNNNNNNNNNNNNNNNNNNNNNNNNNNNNNNNNNNNNNNNNNNNNNNNNNNNNNNNNNNNNNNNNNNNNNNNNNNNNNNNNNNNNNNNNNNNNNNNNNNNNNNNNNNNNNNNNNNNNNNNNNNNNNNNNNNNNNNNNNNNNNNNNNNNNNNNNNNNNNNNNNNNNNNNNNNACACACACAGCTTTGATGGTAATGACAAGTAATAAAGACAAAATGTCTCTCAATAGCACATCATATTCAACCCACATTTGTCTTCTTGCTCTTCCCCACAGAGTGGTCACAGGATCGCAGGACCAGAAAACCACCATAGAAGGCAAGAAGCAAAAGTCTGCTGAAGTGTCTGCAGCTTCTTCCACACCAGGGACTCAAAATCCAGTGCCTGCACCCATACAAAAAGCTCAGGATACAGCACAGTTACGTACTGTAAGGAAGTACCTTATGATACCTTGTGATGAAACTAAAGGAATCAAGCCTATCCAAACCAGTCCTTCCACACAAGCCTCTTCAACTGCAAAATTGTTATGGACACAAGAGCATGTTCATACTCTTCAATCACAACCTCAAAAGCAACAGTCTGCACAGCAACCTCAACAGAAGCAACAATCTGCACAGCAACCTCAACAGAAGCAACAATCTGCACAGCAACCTCAACAGAAGCAACAATCTGCACAGCAAattcaacaaaagcaacaatctGCACAACAACCTCAACAGAAGCAACAGCCTGCACAGCATCCTCAACAGAAGCAACAGTCTGTACAATCTGCACAACAACCTCAACAGAAGCAACAGCCTGCACAGCATCCTCAACAGAAGCAACAGTCTGTACAATCTGCACAACAACCTCAACAGAAGCAACAGCCTGCACAGTATCGTTATTTGAGACAACTGCTTGCACAGGAAACTGAACACATGCAACAGCCTCTACAGCAACCACAACAGAGACAGCAGCCTCTACAGCAACCACAACAGAGACAGCAGCCTGTACAGCAACCACAACAGAGACAACTGCCTGTACAGCAACCACAACAGAGACAGCAGCCTGTACAGCAACCACAACAGAGACAGCAGCCTGTACAGCAACCACAACAGAGACAGCAGCCTGTACAGCAACCACAACAGAGACAACTGCCTGCACAGCAACCACAGCAGGCACTGCTTGTACAGCAACCACAACAGAGACAACAGCCTGTACAACAACCACAACAGGGACTGCTTGTACAGCAACCACAACAGGGACAACACCCTGCACAGTATCCACAACAAATACAACATCTTCCACAGGCACTTCAGCTGCAGTATCACAAACAGATTTCGCAACAAGATTTAAGGTCTTCATTCAAGCAAGTATATATACAACAGCCAATGCAGCAACAGAGTATACGTCACACTTCTGAGATTCCACAGCAACAGCAGGTATCAGCATACTCAGCACAGTCGCAGGGTCCACACCAATCACATCTGCAGCAGCAGGCATCTTTGCAGATGCAAATGCAGATGCAGACTGCAAACAGAGCGGTCCTCTACCAAAATCAGCAGTCACAACAAATGCAGATTCAGCAGAACTCTCTGGGTCAGCTGATCCTCAGGGAGCAGATACCCTCAGAGGCACCTATCGTATCGCAAGCACCTATGTCTAATCACGGTATTTATGTACTTACTTCTCACCCCAACTCCTTTGATCATTTTGGGCCACATTAAGGCTGTACTTTAAAACTTTACCACCAGTGCTGGCGGtaaagttaatattatataatctgtcCCAACACAGCtcacttttatttcttaataatTTATTGAACATGAAGCAACTGCGTTTTGCACATACTNNNNNNNNNNNNNNNNNNNNNNNNNNNNNNNNNNNNNNNNNNNNNNNNNNNNNNNNNNNNNNNNNNNNNNNNNNNNNNNNNNNNNNNNNNNNNNNNNNNNNNNNNNNNNNNNNNNNNNNNNNNNNNNNNNNNNNNNNNNNNNNNNNNNNNNNNNNNNNNNNNNNNNNNNNNNNNNNNNNNNNNNNNNNNNNNNNNNNNNNNNNNNNNNNNNNNNNNNNNNNNNNNNNNNNNNNNNNNNNNNNNNNNNNNNNNNNNNNNNNNNNNNNNNNNNNNNNNNNNNNNNNNNNNNNNNNNNNNNNNNNNNNNNNNNNNNNNNNNNNNNNNNNNNNNNNNNNNNNNNNNNNNNNNNNNNNNNNNNNNNNNNNNNNNNNNNNNNNNNNNNNNNNNNNNNNNNNNNNNNNNNNNNNNNNNNNNNNNNNNNNNNNNNNNNNNNNNNNNNNNNNNNGATGCATTCCGTGATATTGGAAACataatagtaacatatataaattGCAAATATTTCACATTTCACTAGTCTGGGCATAACCAAAATATTAATTAGCTTATGACTCATGTATGATTGTGTATGTGATTGTCTGTGTACNNNNNNNNNNNNNNNNNNNNNNNNNNNNNNNNNNNNNNNNNNNNNNNNNNNNNNNNNNNNNNNNNNNNNNNNNNNNNNNNNNNNNNNNNNNNNNNNNNNNNNNNNNNNNNNNNNNNNNNNNNNNNNTATGTATTAATATNNNNNNNNNNNNNNNNNNNNNNNNNNNNNNNNNNNNNNNNNNNNNNNNNNNNNNNNNNNNNNNNNNNNNNNNNNNNNNNNNNNNNNNNNNNNNNNNNNNNCGCCATTGGCCCACAaggctttgggggccccccccaaaattaaaataaaaattttgcNNNNNNNNNNNNNNNNNNNNNNNNNNNNNNNNNNNNNNNNNNNNNNNNNNNNNNNNNNNNNNNNNNNNNNNNNNNNNNNNNNNNNNNNNNNNNNNNNNNNNNNNNNNNNNNNNNNNNNNNNNNNNNNNNNNNNNNNNNNNNNNNNNNNNNNNNNNNNNNNNNNNNNNNNNNNNNNNNNNNNNNNNNNNNNNNNNNNNNNNNNNNNNNNNNNNNNNNNNNNNNNNNNNNNNNNNNNNNNNNNNNNNNNNNNNNNNNNNNNNNNNNNNNNNNNNNNNNNNNNNNNNNNNNNNNNNNNNNNNNNNNNNNNNNNNNNNNNNNNNNNNNNNNNNNNNNNNNNNNNNNNNNNNNNNNNNNNNNNNNNNNNNNNNNNNNNNNNNNNNNNNNNNNNNNNNNNNNNNNNNNNNNNNNNNNNNNNNNNNNNNNNNNNNNNNNNNNNNNNNNNNNNNNNNNNNNNNNNNNNNNNNNNNNNNNNNNNNNNNNNNNNNNNNNNNNNNNNNNNNNNNNNNNNNNNNNNNNNNNNNNNNNNNNNNNNNNNNNNNNNNNNNNNNNNNNNNNNNNNNNNNNNNNNNNNNNNNNNNNNNNNNNNNNNNNNNNNNNNNNNNNNNNNNNNNNNNNNNNNNNNNNNNNNNNNNNNNNNNNNNNNNNNNNNNNNNNNNNNNNNNNNNNNNNNNNNNNNNNNNNNNNNNNNNNNNNNNNNNNNNNNNNNNNNNNNNNNNNNNNNNNNNNNNNNNNNNNNNNNNNNNNNNNNNNNNNNNNNNNNNNNNNNNNNNNNNNNNNNNNNNNNNNNNNNNNNNNNNNNNNNNNNNNNNNNNNNNNNNNNNNNNNNNNNNNNNNNNNNNNNNNNNNNNNNNNNNNNNNNNNNNNNNNNNNNNNNNNNNNNNNCCGTGATGGNNNNNNNNNNNNNNNNNNNNNNNNNNNNNNNNNNNNNNNNNNNNNNNNNNNNNNNNNNNNNNNNNNNNNNNNNNNNNNNNNNNNNNNNNNNNNNNNNNNNNNNNNNNNNNNNNNNNNNNNNNNNNNNNNNNNNNNNNNNNNNNNNNNNNNNNNNNNNNNNNNNNNNNNNNNNNNNNNNNNNNNNNNNNNNNNNNNNNNNNNNNNNNNNNNNNNNNNNNNNNNNNNNNNNNNNNNNNNNNNNNNNNNNNNNNNNNNNNNNNNNNNNNNNNNNNNNNNNNNNNNNNNNNNNNNNNNNNNNNNNNNNNNNNNNNNNNNNNNNNNNNNNNNNNNNNNNNNNNNNNNNNNNNNNNNNNNNNNNNNNNNNNNNNNNNNNNNNNNNNNNNNNNNNNNNNNNNNNNNNNNNNNNNNNNNNNNNNNNNNNNNNNNNNNNNNNNNNNNNNNNNNNNNNNNNNNNNNNNNNNNNNNNNNNNNNNNNNNNNNNNNNNNNNNNNNNNNNNNNNNNNNNNNNNNNNNNNNNNNNNNNNNNNNNNNNNNNNNNNNNNNNNNNNNNNNNNNNNNNNNNNNNNNNNNNNNNNNNNNNNNNNNNNNNNNNNNNNNNNNNNNNNNNNNNNNNNNNNNNNNNNNNNNNNNNNNNNNNNNNNNNNNNNNNNNNNNNNNNNNNNNNNNNNNNNNNNNNNNNNNNNNNNNNNNNNNNNNNNNNNNNNNNNNNNNNNNNNNNNNNNNNNNNNNNNNNNNNNNNNNNNNNNNNNNNNNNNNNNNNNNNNNNNNNNNNNNNNNNNNNNNNNNNNNNNNNNNNNNNNNNNNNNNNNNNNNNNNNNNNNNNNNNNNNNNNNNNNNNNNNNNNNNNNNNNNNNNNNNNNNNNNNNNNNNNNNNNNNNNNNNNNNNNNNNNNNNNNNNNNNNNNNNNNNNNNNNNNNNNNNNNNNNNNNNNNNNNNNNNNNNNNNNNNNNNNNNNNNNNNNNNNNNNNNNNNNNNNNNNNNNNNNNNNNNNNNNNNNNNNNNNNNNNNNNNNNNNNNNNNNNNNNNNNNNNNNNNNNNNNNNNNNNNNNNNNNNNNNNNNNNNNNNNNNNNNNNNNNNNNNNNNNNNNNNNNNNNNNNNNNNNNNNNNNNNNNNNNNNNNNNNNNNNNNNNNNNNNNNNNNNNNNNNNNNNNNNNNNNNNNNNNNNNNNNNNNNNNNNNNNNNNNNNNNNNNNNNNNNNNNNNNNNNNNNNNNNNNNNNNNNNNNNNNNNNNNNNNNNNNNNNNNNNNNNNNNNNNNNNNNNNNNNNNNNNNNNNNNNNNNNNNNNNNNNNNNNNNNNNNNNNNNNNNNNNNNNNNNNNNNNNNNNNNNNNNNNNNNNNNNNNNNNNNNNNNNNNNNNNNNNNNNNNNNNNNNNNNNNNNNNNNNNNNNNNNNNNNNNNNNNNNNNNNNNNNNNNNNNNNNNNNNNNNNNNNNNNNNNNNNNNNNNNNNNNNNNNNNNNNNNNNNNNNNNNNNNNNNNNNNNNNNNNNNNNNNNNNNNNNNNNNNNNNNNNNNNNNNNNNNNNNNNNNNNNNNNNNNNNNNNNNNNNNNNNNNNNNNNNNNNNNNNNNNNNNNNNNNNNNNNNNNNNNNNNNNNNNNNNNNNNNNNNNNNNNNNNNNNNNNNNNNNNNNNNNNNNNNNNNNNNNNNNNNNNNNCNNNNNNNNNNNNNNNNNNNNNNNNNNNNNNNNNNNNNNNNNNNNNNNNNNNNNNNNNNNNNNNNNNNNNNNNNNNNNNNNNNNNNNNNNNNNNNNNNNNNNNNNNNNNNNNNNNNNNNNNNNNNNNNNNNNNNNNNNNNNNNNNNNNNNNNNNNNNNNNNNNNNNNNNNNNNNNNNNNNNNNNNNNNNNNNNNNNNNNNNNNNNNNNNNNNNNNNNNNNNNNNNNNNNNNNNNNNNNNNNNNNNNNNNNNNNNNNNNNNNNNNNNNNNNNNNNNNNNNNNNNNNNNNNNNNNNNNNNNNNNNNNNNNNNNNNNNNNNNNNNNNNNNNNNNNNNNNNNNNNNNNNNNNNNNNNNNNNNNNNNNNNNNNNNNNNNNNNNNNNNNNNNNNNNNNNNNNNNNNNNNNNNNNNNNNNNNNNNNNNNNNNNNNNNNNNNNNNNNNNNNNNNNNNNNNNNNNNNNNNNNNNNNNNNNNNNNNNNNNNNNNNNNNNNNNNNNNNNNNNNNNNNNNNNNNNNNNNNNNNNNNNNNNNNNNNNNNNNNNNNNNNNNNNNNNNNNNNNNNNNNNNNNNNNNNNNNNNNNNNNNNNNNNNNNNNNNNNNNNNNNNNNNNNNNNNNNNNNNNNNNNNNNNNNNNNNNNNNNNNNNNNNNNNNNNNNNNNNNNNNNNNNNNNNNNNNNNNNNNNNNNNNNNNNNNNNNNNNNNNNNNNNNNNNNNNNNNNNNNNNNNNNNNNNNNNNNNNNNNNNNNNNNNNNNNNNNNNNNNNNNNNNNNNNNNNNNNNNNNNNNNNNNNNNNNNNNNNNNNNNNNNNNNNNNNNNNNNNNNNNNNNNNNNNNNNNNNNNNNNNNNNNNNNNNNNNNNNNNNNNNNNNNNNNNNNNNNNNNNNNNNNNNNNNNNNNNNNNNNNNNNNNNNNNNNNNNNNNNNNNNNNNNNNNNNNNNNNNNNNNNNNNNNNNNNNNNNNNNNNNNNNNNNNNNNNNNNNNNNNNNNNNNNNNNNNNNNNNNNNNNNNNNNNNNNNNNNNNNNNNNNNNNNNNNNNNNNNNNNNNNNNNNNNNNNNNNNNNNNNNNNNNNNNNNNNNNNNNNNNNNNNNNNNNNNNNNNNNNNNNNNNNNNNNNNNNNNNNNNNNNNNNNNNNNNNNNNNNNNNNNNNNNNNNNNNNNNNNNNNNNNNNNNNNNNNNNNNNNNNNNNNNNNNNNNNNNNNNNNNNNNNNNNNNNNNNNNNNNNNNNNNNNNNNNNNNNNNNNNNNNNNNNNNNNNNNNNNNNNNNNNNNNNNNNNNNNNNNNNNNNNNNNNNNNNNNNNNNNNNNNNNNNNNNNNNNNNNNNNNNNNNNNNNNNNNNNNNNNNNNNNNNNNNNNNNNNNNNNNNNNNNNNNNNNNNNNNNNNNNNNNNNNNNNNNNNNNNNNNNNNNNNNNNNNNNNNNNNNNNNNNNNNNNNNNNNNNNNNNNNNNNNNNNNNNNNNNNNNNNNNNNNNNNNNNNNNNNNNNNNNNNNNNNNNNNNNNNNNNNNNNNNNNNNNNNNNNNNNNNNNNNNNNNNNNNNNNNNNNNNNNNNNNNNNNNNNNNNNNNNNNNNNNNNNNNNNNNNNNNNNNNNNNNNNNNNNNNNNNNNNNNNNNNNNNNNNNNNNNNNNNNNNNNNNNNNNNNNNNNNNNNNNNNNNNNNNNNNNNNNNNNNNNNNNNNNNNNNNNNNNNNNNNNNNNNNNNNNNNNNNNNNNNNNNNNNNNNNNNNNNNNNNNNNNNNNNNNNNNNNNNNNNNNNNNNNNNNNNNNNNNNNNNNNNNNNNNNNNNNNNNNNNNNNNNNNNNNNNNNNNNNNNNNNNNNNNNNNNNNNNNNNNNNNNNNNNNNNNNNNNNNNNNNNNNNNNNNNNNNNNNNNNNNNNNNNNNNNNNNNNNNNNNNNNNNNNNNNNNNNNNNNNNNNNNNNNNNNNNNNNNNNNNNNNNNNNNNNNNNNNNNNNNNNNNNNNNNNNNNNNNNNNNNNNNNNNNNNNNNNNNNNNNNNNNNNNNNNNNNNNNNNNNNNNNNNNNNNNNNNNNNNNNNNNNNNNNNNNNNNNNNNNNNNNNNNNNNNNNNNNNNNNNNNNNNNNNNNNNNNNNNNNNNNNNNNNNNNNNNNNNNNNNNNNNNNNNNNNNNNNNNNNNNNNNNNNNNNNNNNNNNNNNNNNNNNNNNNNNNNNNNNNNNNNNNNNNNNNNNNNNNNNNNNNNNNNNNNNNNNATGNNNNNNNNNNNNNNNNNNNNNNNNNNNNNNNNNNNNNNNNNNNNNNNNNNNNNNNNNNNNNNNNNNNNNNNNNNNNNNNNNNNNNNNNNNNNNNNNNNNNNNNNNNNNNNNNNNNNNNNNNNNNNNNNNNNNNNNNNNNNNNNNNNNNNNNNNNNNNNNNNNNNNNNNNNNNNNNNNNNATGATAGTNNNNNNNNNNNNNNNNNNNNNNNNNNNNNNNNNNNNNNNNNNNNNNNNNNNNNNNNNNNNNNNNNNNNNNNNNNNNNNNNNNNNNNNNNNNNNNNNNNNNNNNNNNNNNNNNNNNNNNNNNNNNNNNNNNNNNNNNNNNNNNNNNNNNNNNNNNNNNN
This window encodes:
- the LOC119581832 gene encoding chromatin modification-related protein eaf-1-like; translation: MVSDIGSPLSDKNKSPEIPKTRPPSSAEITELLNANVNITQSTTAANANSCTGRAAVINRGDQASSSDDADTGADNTLPNDITTTIANQNTGAFGCLPCNQELPEEKESDKQPVQAIKVIKVASAATFGKNRELEPIDQQVDDSDSSCSTPSLKNSEKVADALTLRVVTGSQDQKTTIEGKKQKSAEVSAASSTPGTQNPVPAPIQKAQDTAQLRTVRKYLMIPCDETKGIKPIQTSPSTQASSTAKLLWTQEHVHTLQSQPQKQQSAQQPQQKQQSAQQPQQKQQSAQQPQQKQQSAQQIQQKQQSAQQPQQKQQPAQHPQQKQQSVQSAQQPQQKQQPAQHPQQKQQSVQSAQQPQQKQQPAQYRYLRQLLAQETEHMQQPLQQPQQRQQPLQQPQQRQQPVQQPQQRQLPVQQPQQRQQPVQQPQQRQQPVQQPQQRQQPVQQPQQRQLPAQQPQQALLVQQPQQRQQPVQQPQQGLLVQQPQQGQHPAQYPQQIQHLPQALQLQYHKQISQQDLRSSFKQVYIQQPMQQQSIRHTSEIPQQQQVSAYSAQSQGPHQSHLQQQASLQMQMQMQTANRAVLYQNQQSQQMQIQQNSLGQLILREQIPSEAPIVSQAPMSNHGGHLHQGPSGIGNMNTGIQPHFPQEASVLPVSNVSGDMAHAHQVNRAMTGLLYQVPSASSNNTEQGQQTSNRLTASVSIATAPITTSAITNNVAAEPSHMPSNAKKNTTGKGNENQQVCLQGVHETVPSLQHTVQASTQSPGADTSEEDSEAYPGNWCFICGKFGGLTCCSAIVYCSKICQSIDWERHSKECSWNVQA